The following coding sequences are from one Halomonas sp. HAL1 window:
- a CDS encoding Crp/Fnr family transcriptional regulator, with translation MSNAIDIHSDVFKGSGHYAQLPGVTGLQAKEINLGNILSHYAEIGTDSIDILSSVNVKSMELKRNQKLYSLCQGRAEIFIVKQGWVSLCHTFKSHGQDICNVYMPGDIVGLRESFFDNHDITILGLQNCQLDKVSVNEVHDLFKENADIRRAVVSYIMVNDNITIERLRSCTHHKAEERVAHFLLEIYARYNFKKLIDSNVFSFPITQEVVGELLGITSVHVSRCMTSLEQKKLIRKSRNSIKLLEPELLAEYTGFDENIIYGHLRLF, from the coding sequence ATGAGCAATGCAATTGATATACACAGTGATGTTTTTAAAGGGAGCGGTCATTATGCTCAGTTACCTGGTGTGACAGGGTTGCAAGCCAAGGAAATTAATCTTGGTAATATACTGAGCCATTATGCAGAGATTGGAACAGACTCTATAGATATTTTGTCGAGTGTTAATGTTAAAAGTATGGAGTTGAAAAGAAACCAAAAGCTATACTCTTTGTGCCAGGGAAGGGCAGAGATATTTATTGTAAAACAAGGCTGGGTAAGCTTGTGCCATACTTTTAAAAGCCATGGGCAAGATATATGTAATGTCTACATGCCGGGCGATATTGTTGGCTTGCGAGAAAGTTTTTTCGATAATCATGATATTACGATACTGGGGTTACAGAACTGTCAGTTAGATAAGGTTTCTGTTAATGAAGTGCATGATTTGTTTAAAGAAAATGCAGATATAAGAAGGGCTGTCGTTTCTTATATCATGGTTAATGATAATATTACTATTGAAAGGCTTAGAAGTTGTACACATCATAAGGCAGAAGAGCGCGTTGCGCATTTTTTACTTGAAATATACGCAAGGTATAATTTTAAAAAGCTGATTGATTCAAATGTATTTTCTTTTCCTATTACTCAAGAGGTGGTAGGTGAGCTGTTAGGTATTACCAGCGTTCATGTTAGCAGGTGCATGACTTCTTTAGAACAAAAAAAGTTGATTAGGAAGAGTAGGAATAGTATTAAGCTATTAGAGCCAGAGTTGTTGGCAGAGTATACTGGTTTCGATGAAAATATTATTTACGGGCATCTCCGCTTGTTTTGA
- a CDS encoding acetyl-CoA carboxylase biotin carboxylase subunit family protein: protein MKRNIFIVALEDKQKAMLETLRQSKELEIHGLLTVDTAVEAKQFSFNEVLEAAREQLASFPGTVDAIIAQWDFPTSVLVPILCKEYGIPSPSVTSVLKCEHKLWSRMEQQKVIPEVVPRFCGVDPFSESPFDQVTLNYPFWIKPVKAFSSHLGFKIENFEQFEAAIEEIRENINQLGDPFNEALEYADTPEEIKQSGGNACIAEEIISGVQGAPEGTMFQGEFNVHGIISQPKSKLTETLFDRLEYPSNLPEHVHHKMIEASRKFLEHIGYNNGCFNAEFMWNEAEDKLWLVEFNTRISQSHSEIFVMVDGMSNHEVAVDIALGNRPSLLNRQGVAPVAAKCFIPCEHQDGIVRKIPSNAEINDIKSLYPHTEVKIDVETGQRLSDLMHQDNFCYRLGTLYLAADNHDQIEEQFEYCLKALKFDIEHVDE from the coding sequence ATGAAAAGGAATATTTTTATAGTAGCCTTAGAAGATAAGCAAAAGGCCATGCTTGAAACGTTGCGCCAGTCAAAAGAACTGGAGATACACGGCCTGCTCACGGTCGATACAGCGGTTGAAGCAAAACAGTTCTCTTTTAATGAAGTGCTGGAAGCCGCAAGAGAGCAGCTTGCTAGTTTTCCAGGCACTGTAGACGCTATTATTGCACAATGGGACTTTCCTACCAGTGTTTTAGTACCCATTCTATGCAAAGAGTATGGAATTCCCTCACCTTCTGTGACCAGTGTTTTAAAGTGCGAGCATAAACTCTGGAGCCGAATGGAGCAGCAAAAAGTTATTCCAGAAGTAGTGCCTCGCTTTTGCGGCGTTGACCCCTTTTCAGAATCGCCATTTGATCAAGTCACCTTAAACTATCCCTTCTGGATTAAGCCTGTAAAAGCTTTTTCCTCTCACCTCGGCTTTAAAATTGAGAATTTCGAGCAGTTTGAAGCAGCGATAGAAGAGATAAGAGAAAATATTAACCAGCTAGGCGATCCATTTAATGAGGCGCTGGAATACGCTGATACCCCTGAAGAAATTAAGCAATCAGGTGGCAATGCTTGTATCGCAGAGGAAATCATCAGTGGTGTACAAGGCGCGCCTGAAGGCACCATGTTTCAAGGTGAATTCAATGTGCATGGCATTATTTCGCAGCCAAAATCCAAACTGACGGAAACGCTATTTGACCGCTTAGAGTATCCAAGCAATTTGCCTGAACATGTGCATCATAAAATGATCGAGGCTTCCAGAAAATTCCTTGAACACATCGGTTACAACAATGGGTGTTTCAACGCTGAATTTATGTGGAATGAAGCAGAAGATAAGCTCTGGCTAGTGGAATTCAATACGCGCATTTCACAGTCGCATAGCGAGATATTCGTGATGGTCGATGGTATGTCGAACCACGAAGTCGCTGTTGACATTGCCTTGGGCAATCGCCCTTCTCTGCTTAATCGCCAGGGGGTAGCGCCTGTCGCTGCCAAGTGCTTTATTCCCTGTGAACACCAGGATGGCATTGTTAGAAAAATCCCCAGCAACGCAGAGATTAACGATATCAAATCGCTCTACCCGCACACAGAAGTGAAAATTGATGTCGAAACTGGTCAACGCTTAAGCGACTTAATGCATCAAGACAACTTTTGCTATCGGCTAGGTACGCTTTATTTAGCCGCCGACAATCACGACCAAATTGAGGAGCAGTTTGAGTACTGCTTGAAAGCTCTCAAATTTGACATCGAGCACGTAGACGAATGA
- a CDS encoding CocE/NonD family hydrolase, with translation MQIVESFPYSVREIENVFIPMRDGKRLAARIWLPEKAETSPLPAIMEYIPYRKRDITRGRDATNHAYLAGNGYVCVRVDMRGSGDSDGVLTDEYTQQEQQDAVDAIEWIARQAWCNGKVGMMGISWGGFNSLLVAAKQPAALKAIISICASDDLYADNMHYMGGCLLGDNLSEATVMFAFNALPPDPEIVGADWRDMWFERMEKSGLWIDQWLRHQRRDAYWSTSSVCEYYSAIQCPVYAIGGWADGFTNTVFRLMEHLEVPRKGLIGPWGHKYPHQGLPGPAIGFLQEALRWWDYWLKDEPNGIMDEPMLRAWQQDSVPPDNSYDDRPGRWIGERQWPSNNIQERSYALLPYQLIAESQSQQALSDVHEYASMELQSPLSVGLEAGKWCSYSATPDLPGDQREEDGGSLIFSSPSLTEPLCIFGMPELALEVSSDKPQAMLAVRLSDVAPDGKSTRVSYGLLNLTHRDGDSHPEPLEPHRRYRVTIPLNGIAQQFPAGHQVRVSISTSYWPLAWLPPEPAKVTVHLENCQLTLPVREPQTSDADLSPFDTPQSASALDTKLLEPSEHNWLLHRDLASKASTLEVINNQGRFRINDIGTEIHRSATEYYRTVDDDFTSARGETFTESCFKRGDWNTEVYTRTTLSCTTDNFIVHAQLDAYENEHRVFSKNWESVIPRDNV, from the coding sequence ATGCAAATAGTAGAATCATTTCCCTATTCAGTCCGTGAAATCGAGAATGTATTCATTCCCATGCGGGACGGAAAAAGATTAGCCGCCCGCATTTGGCTGCCCGAGAAAGCGGAGACTTCACCGCTACCGGCCATCATGGAATATATTCCTTACCGAAAGCGGGATATCACACGTGGAAGAGACGCGACCAACCATGCTTATTTAGCAGGCAATGGCTATGTTTGTGTGCGCGTTGATATGCGCGGCAGTGGCGATTCAGATGGTGTGCTGACGGATGAATATACCCAGCAGGAGCAACAAGACGCCGTTGATGCTATTGAATGGATTGCCAGGCAGGCGTGGTGCAATGGCAAGGTAGGCATGATGGGCATCTCGTGGGGCGGCTTTAATAGCTTGCTAGTGGCGGCCAAACAGCCCGCCGCGCTTAAAGCTATTATCAGCATTTGTGCCAGTGACGACCTTTACGCGGACAATATGCACTATATGGGCGGCTGCTTGCTGGGCGATAACTTATCCGAAGCAACCGTTATGTTTGCTTTTAATGCGTTGCCACCTGACCCAGAGATCGTCGGCGCTGACTGGCGCGACATGTGGTTTGAGCGCATGGAGAAAAGTGGTTTATGGATTGATCAGTGGCTTAGGCATCAACGTCGCGACGCTTATTGGTCAACCAGCTCGGTATGTGAATATTACTCCGCTATCCAGTGTCCGGTTTACGCAATCGGCGGGTGGGCCGATGGCTTTACCAATACCGTCTTTAGGTTAATGGAACACCTTGAGGTGCCACGTAAGGGGCTCATTGGTCCTTGGGGCCATAAATATCCCCACCAAGGGCTACCAGGGCCAGCAATAGGCTTTTTACAAGAAGCCCTCCGCTGGTGGGATTATTGGTTGAAAGATGAGCCAAACGGGATCATGGATGAACCGATGCTACGTGCTTGGCAGCAAGATAGCGTACCTCCCGATAACTCTTATGATGATAGGCCTGGTCGCTGGATAGGCGAGCGCCAATGGCCAAGTAATAACATCCAAGAGCGCAGTTACGCTTTATTGCCGTACCAGCTAATCGCTGAATCACAAAGCCAGCAAGCGCTTAGTGATGTTCATGAATACGCTTCAATGGAATTACAGTCACCGCTTAGCGTGGGGCTGGAAGCGGGCAAATGGTGCTCTTATTCAGCCACCCCGGATCTTCCTGGCGACCAACGAGAAGAGGATGGCGGCTCGCTTATTTTTAGCAGCCCAAGCTTAACCGAGCCCCTCTGTATCTTCGGTATGCCTGAACTAGCGTTAGAGGTATCAAGTGACAAGCCCCAGGCAATGTTGGCAGTTCGCCTTTCAGACGTAGCCCCTGACGGCAAGTCAACACGGGTTTCCTATGGGTTACTGAACCTTACCCATCGGGATGGCGACTCACATCCAGAACCTCTTGAGCCGCATCGGCGCTACCGCGTTACCATTCCGCTAAACGGTATCGCTCAGCAATTTCCAGCGGGTCACCAAGTAAGGGTGTCTATCTCCACCTCTTATTGGCCACTCGCATGGCTGCCGCCTGAGCCTGCAAAAGTCACTGTGCATTTGGAGAACTGTCAGCTAACGCTTCCCGTTAGGGAGCCACAAACGAGCGATGCCGATCTTTCACCTTTTGACACACCGCAATCGGCATCTGCGCTTGATACCAAGCTCTTGGAACCTAGCGAACATAACTGGTTGTTGCATCGCGACTTGGCAAGCAAAGCATCCACGCTTGAAGTGATTAACAACCAGGGCCGTTTTCGTATTAATGATATAGGTACTGAAATTCATCGCAGCGCCACCGAGTACTATCGCACCGTTGATGATGATTTCACTTCCGCCCGGGGTGAAACATTCACAGAATCTTGTTTTAAGAGAGGCGACTGGAATACCGAAGTGTACACAAGGACCACGCTAAGCTGCACGACGGACAATTTCATTGTCCATGCCCAGCTGGATGCTTACGAAAATGAGCATCGCGTGTTTTCTAAAAACTGGGAAAGCGTGATTCCCCGAGACAATGTATGA